A single window of Doryrhamphus excisus isolate RoL2022-K1 chromosome 5, RoL_Dexc_1.0, whole genome shotgun sequence DNA harbors:
- the igfbp1a gene encoding insulin-like growth factor-binding protein 1a, with protein sequence MLSGGLYVTHVVVAVVCSVLVTGTLGSPVVSEPIRCAPCSPERLSQCPPVDPGCAEVLREPGCGCCLACALKAEELCGIYTAPCGSGLTCTPRPGDPRPLHSLTRGQAVCTESSEPKPTQELQTQDQGEQEADLENTAIVSDPSFSFFLPGQSKPFDPRAAADAQESMKAKLVAIRKKLVEQGPCHIELQRALEKIAKSQQKLGDKLTRFYLPNCDKHGLYKPKQCESSLDGQRGRCWCVNSWNGKKILGSTDLAADAECS encoded by the exons ATGCTTTCGGGTGGATTATATGTGACACACGTCGTGGTGGCAGTGGTGTGCTCCGTGCTGGTAACGGGTACGCTGGGGTCCCCGGTGGTGTCAGAGCCGATCCGATGTGCTCCGTGTTCTCCAGAGAGGCTGAGCCAGTGTCCGCCGGTGGATCCCGGGTGCGCGGAGGTGTTGCGGGAGCCGGGCTGTGGATGCTGCCTCGCCTGCGCCCTGAAGGCTGAAGAATTGTGCGGCATCTACACGGCACCGTGCGGCTCTGGACTAACATGCACCCCGAGACCCGGAGACCCCCGACCGCTGCACTCTCTCACCCGGGGACAAGCCGTATGCACGGAGAGCTCCGAGCCGAAGCCCACCCAGGAGCTCCAGACACAAG ATCAGGGAGAACAAGAGGCAGATCTGGAGAACACAGCTATCGTTTCGGACCCCAGCTTCAGCTTCTTCCTCCCCGGGCAGAGTAAACCTTTCGACCCGCGTGCTGCTGCCGACGCCCAGGAGAGCATGAAAGCCAAACTAGTCGCCATCCGCAAGAAACTAGTTGAGCAG GGGCCTTGTCATATTGAGCTACAAAGGGCCTTGGAGAAGATTGCCAAATCCCAACAGAAACTTGGAGACAAACTGACCAGATTCTACCTCCCCAACTGTGACAAACATGGGCTTTACAAACCTAAGCAG TGTGAATCGTCCCTAGACGGCCAAAGGGGTCGATGCTGGTGCGTAAACTCTTGGAACGGCAAGAAGATTTTAGGTTCCACTGATCTGGCTGCCGATGCGGAGTGTTCTTAG